One region of Salvia miltiorrhiza cultivar Shanhuang (shh) chromosome 3, IMPLAD_Smil_shh, whole genome shotgun sequence genomic DNA includes:
- the LOC131019119 gene encoding receptor kinase-like protein Xa21 has translation MEKKLYCIFAYAFLITITSQMLSFEAKQPLSLATDQTALLSLKPSLSLATNWTNSSSVCSWIGVTCSLRHHRVAALNLSNMGLSGTIPPQLGRLSFLVSLDLTNNLFYGDLPQELSLLRRLKFISLQLNNFTGDIPPMLGQLPKLEYLSLSNNNFIGSIPKSLSNLTNLQFLDLTFNSLSGEIPKEFGRLHSLQTLSVQFNRLSGAISSAIFNISTLVTIDLTGNELSGSLPTDMCSNLPFLAGIYVSSNQLSGAIPSNLSQCSRLEVLSLSYNSFSTGEIPSEIGYLTSLRGLYLGGSNLNGILPHEIGYLQSLVTFGVERNEIAGSIDFNIFMNMSALQTICLGRNKFIGNLSRDVGNITMLSELYLAENHFTGLIPTEFDQLYHLQTLVLDWNSLSGSIPNELFNISTIRILSLVDNALSGVLPTHLCHASPFLEELFLSGNSMSGAIPNSISNCSQLTILSLFENKFSGYIPTHLGNLKHLQRLTLFSNNLTQTPSSSFITSLTNCKSLICLSIGDNPLNGIVPASVGNLSSSLEIFTAFNCKFSGSIPVEIGNLSNLITLDLEANELSGNIPLTISHLHEIQGLIVSNNMLGGSIPHAICDLFSLNTLVMSQNQFSGPIPNCLGNVSSLRSLGLDSNILNSSIPSSLWGLKDLINLDLSSNSLNGSLPLEMSNLGAAIYINLSMNQLSGSIPTNIEKLQNLVNLSLAYNRLEGSIPVSMRSMISLVNLDLSYNILSGSIPKSLEELQHLDYFNVSFNSLSGEIPNGGSFRNFTMDSFKGNEALCGIPKFRVQICSSISNHRSKRKKVERASFIAFGVVAFISVVSLAFIIVRNKRKDKATSREVDELIFIVPERISYYELLQATERFDESNLLGTGSSCSVYKGILNNGKDIVVKVFNMQLEGISRIFDVECEILRSIRHRNLTNVISSCCNEEFKALVLEYMPKGNLEKWLYSHNYCLNMMERLNIMIDVACALEYLHHGYSMPIVHSDLKPSNVLLDEDMVAHVSDFGIAKLLCDGDSFVLTNTLARLGYIAPEYGLEGLVSTRSDVYSYGVMLIETFTRKRPSDDMFCGDMSLKRWVELSLSEIPDEVIDPNLVMNLEEEMIDKNMQCVSSILELALKCSADSPGDRINMKQAHALLQKIKHRFSQ, from the exons ATGGAGAAAAAGCTTTATTGCATTTTTGCTTATGCATTCCTAATTACCATAACCTCCCAAATGCTTTCTTTTGAAGCCAAACAAcctttgagccttgcaactgatCAAACTGCCCTTCTTTCACTCAAACCTTCTCTTTCACTTGCAACTAATTGGACCAACTCGAGCTCCGTCTGCAGCTGGATTGGCGTCACTTGCAGCTTGCGCCATCACAGAGTAGCTGCCTTGAATCTCTCAAACATGGGTCTCTCCGGCACCATTCCACCACAGCTCGGACGCCTCTCCTTCCTCGTCTCCCTCGACCTCACCAACAACCTTTTCTATGGAGATTTGCCACAGGAACTGTCTCTCCTTCGCCGTTTGAAGTTCATATCTCTCCAACTCAACAACTTCACCGGAGACATCCCTCCCATGTTGGGTCAGTTACCAAAATTAGAGTACTTGTCTTTAAGCAACAACAACTTCATAGGTTCCATCCCAAAATCGCTCTCAAACCTCACAAACCTACAATTTCTTGACTTAACTTTCAATTctctaagtggagaaattccaaaaGAGTTTGGGAGACTTCATAGTCTACAAACTCTATCTGTTCAATTCAATCGTCTATCCGGTGCTATATCATCAGCCATATTCAACATATCGACCTTGGTGACTATAGATTTGACAGGCAATGAACTGAGTGGAAGTCTTCCAACAGACATGTGCAGTAATCTTCCATTTCTTGCTGGGATTTATGTTTCTTCCAATCAGCTGAGTGGCGCGATTCCCTCAAATCTATCCCAATGTTCACGGCTTGAGGTGTTGAGCCTCTCTTACAACTCTTTTAGTACTGGGGAGATACCTTCAGAAATCGGCTACTTAACATCTCTTCGGGGGTTATATCTTGGTGGTAGCAATTTGAATG GAATACTACCACATGAGATTGGCTATCTGCAGAGTTTGGTTACTTTTGGTGTTGAACGGAATGAGATTGCGGGCTCAATTGACttcaatattttcatgaatatgtCTGCTCTGCAAACCATATGTCTAGGGCGCAACAAATTCATAGGGAACCTTTCAAGGGATGTCGGGAATATTACCATGCTATCAGAGTTATACCTCGCGGAAAACCATTTTACAG GGCTTATTCCCACTGAATTTGACCAACTTTACCATTTGCAGACATTAGTATTAGACTGGAACAGCTTGAGTGGTTCGATTCCAAATGAGCTTTTTAACATTTCAACTATTCGGATTCTTTCACTTGTCGACAATGCTCTGTCAGGGGTTCTTCCAACCCATTTATGCCATGCTTCTCCCTTTCTTGAAGAATTGTTTCTTAGCGGAAATTCCATGAGTGGAGCAATACCCAACTCCATCTCTAACTGTTCTCAACTCACAATTCTCTCACTTTTTGAAAACAAATTCAGTGGTTATATACCTACTCATCTCGGCAACCTAAAGCATCTCCAACGTCTTACTCTGTTCAGCAACAATCTTACCCAGacaccatcttcttccttcATTACTTCATTGACAAATTGCAAGTCTCTAATTTGTTTGTCAATTGGTGATAATCCTCTAAATGGTATCGTTCCAGCTTCTGTCGGGAACTTATCTTCCTCACTTGAAATATTCACTGCTTTCAACTGCAAATTCAGTGGCAGCATTCCTGTTGAAATAGGCAATTTAAGTAATTTGATTACATTGGATTTGGAAGCAAATGAGTTATCTGGTAATATTCCACTAACTATAAGCCATTTGCATGAAATTCAAGGATTAATTGTGTCTAATAACATGTTGGGAGGCTCAATACCACATGCTATATGTGATCTATTCAGCCTCAATACTTTAGTTATGAGCCAGAATCAATTTTCAGGCCCAATTCCTAACTGTTTGGGAAATGTCTCTTCTTTAAGAAGTCTTGGTCTGGACTCCAACATTTTGAATTCTAGCATACCATCAAGCTTATGGGGCCTAAAAGATTTGATCAATCTAGACTTGTCCTCGAATTCATTAAATGGGTCACTACCTCTAGAGATGAGTAACTTAGGAGCAGCGATATATATAAACCTATCGATGAATCAGTTGTCAGGGTCAATTCCGACAAATATTGAAAAGTTGCAGAATTTGGTTAATCTGTCTTTGGCATATAATAGACTAGAAGGTTCTATTCCTGTGTCTATGCGAAGCATGATCAGTTTGGTAAATCTCGACTTGTCGTACAACATCCTCTCTGGTTCAATTCCAAAGTCTTTAGAAGAACTTCAACACCTCGACTACTTTAATGTCTCTTTCAATAgtttaagtggagaaattcctaatggaggttcttttagaaacttcactaTGGATTCTTTTAAGGGTAATGAGGCATTGTGTGGAATCCCCAAGTTCCGTGTCCAAATTTGCTCTTCAATTTCTAATCACAGATCAAAGAGAAAGAAGGTGGAGCGGGCTTCATTTATTGCTTTCGGGGTTGTGGCTTTCATCTCAGTTGTTTCTTTGGCCTTTATAATTGTCAGAAACAAAAGGAAGGACAAGGCGACTAGCAGAGAAGTTGATGAGTTGATATTCATTGTGCCGGAAAGAATCTCTTATTATGAACTGCTGCAAGCAACGGAAAGATTCGATGAAAGCAATTTACTTGGCACTGGGAGTTCTTGCTCTGTTTATAAAGGAATTCTTAACAATGGGAAGGATATCGTTGTCAAGGTGTTTAATATGCAGCTAGAAGGTATTTCAAGAATATTCGATGTCGAATGTGAGATACTACGTAGCATTCGACATAGGAATCTGACAAACGTCATAAGCAGTTGCTGCAATGAAGAGTTCAAGGCATTAGTACTTGAATATATGCCAAAGGGAAACCTTGAAAAATGGTTATATTCCCACAACTATTGCTTGAATATGATGgaaagattgaatataatgattGATGTTGCATGTGCTTTGGAGTATCTTCACCACGGTTATTCAATGCCCATTGTCCACAGCGACTTGAAGCCTAGTAATGTGTTGTTAGATGAAGACATGGTTGCTCATGTAAGCGACTTTGGGATAGCAAAGTTGTTATGCGATGGTGATAGCTTTGTGTTAACCAACACACTAGCAAGATTGGGTTACATCGCTCCAG AGTATGGTTTGGAAGGGCTAGTTTCAACAAGGAGTGATGTGTATAGCTACGgggtgatgttgattgaaactTTTACGAGAAAAAGGCCTAGTGATGATATGTTTTGCGGAGATATGAGCTTAAAGAGATGGGTTGAACTCTCACTTTCGGAGATCCCAGATGAAGTGATAGATCCCAACTTAGTCATGaatttggaggaagaaatgaTTGACAAGAATATGCAGTGTGTATCATCCATACTTGAATTGGCTCTGAAATGCTCTGCAGACTCTCCTGGGGATAGAATCAACATGAAACAAGCACATGCATTGTTGCAAAAAATCAAACATCGATTTTCCCAATGA
- the LOC131019120 gene encoding receptor kinase-like protein Xa21 gives MEKKLYCIFAYAFLITITFQMLSSEAKQPLSLATDQTALLSLKHTSLLLATNWTNSTSVCTWIGVTCSFRHHRVAALNLSNMALSATIPPQLGRLSFLVSLDLTNNLFYGDLPHQLSLLRRLKFISFRLNHFTGDIPPMLGQLPKLEHLNLRNNSFIGSIPKSLSNLTNLQFLDLTSNSLSGEIPKEFGRLQSLQTLSVQFNRLSGAIPSAIFNISTLVVIALRDNELSGSPPTDMCRNLPFLTVLGLSFNKLSGAIPKNLSQCSRLEVLGLSYNSFSGEIPSEIGYLTSLQILNLGGDNLNGILPHEIGHLQSLVEFAAEDNEIAGSIDFNIFMNMSSLQTLALARNNFTGILSRDVGNITMLTNLYLYENHFTGLIPTEFGQLYHLEILALDVNSLNGSIPHELFNISTLRILSLVDNALTGLLSGTYLPCYQHSMPAIANSVAAFLLK, from the exons ATGGAGAAAAAGCTTTATTGCATATTTGCTTATGCATTCCTAATTACCATAACCTTCCAAATGCTTTCTTCTGAAGCCAAACAACCTCTGAGCCTTGCAACTGATCAAACTGCCCTTCTTTCACTCAAACATACATCTCTTTTACTTGCAACTAATTGGACCAACTCCACCTCCGTCTGCACCTGGATTGGCGTCACTTGCAGCTTCCGCCACCACAGAGTTGCTGCCTTGAATCTCTCCAACATGGCTCTCTCCGCCACCATTCCTCCACAGCTCGGACGCCTCTCCTTCCTCGTCTCCCTCGACCTCACCAACAATCTTTTCTATGGAGATTTGCCACACCAACTCTCTCTCCTTCGCCGTTTGAAGTTCATATCTTTCCGACTCAACCACTTCACCGGAGACATCCCTCCGATGTTGGGTCAGTTACCAAAATTAGAGCACTTGAATTTACGCAACAACAGCTTCATAGGTTCCATCCCAAAATCTCTCTCAAACCTCACAAACCTACAATTTCTTGACTTAACTTCCAATTctctaagtggagaaattccaaaaGAGTTTGGGAGACTTCAAAGTCTACAAACTCTATCAGTTCAATTCAATCGTCTATCCGGTGCTATACCATCAGCCATATTCAACATCTCGACCCTTGTAGTTATAGCATTGAGAGACAATGAATTGAGTGGAAGTCCTCCAACAGACATGTGCCGTAATCTTCCATTTCTTACTGTGCTTGGCCTTTCTTTCAATAAGCTGAGTGGCGCGATTCCCAAAAATCTATCCCAATGTTCACGGCTTGAGGTGTTGGGCCTCTCTTACAACTCTTTTAGTGGGGAGATACCTTCAGAAATCGGCTACTTAACATCTCTTCAGATTCTAAATCTTGGTGGTGACAATTTGAATG GAATACTACCACATGAGATTGGCCATCTTCAGAGTCTAGTTGAGTTTGCTGCTGAAGATAATGAGATTGCGGGCTCAattgatttcaatattttcatgaatatgtCTTCTCTGCAAACCTTAGCACTAGCGCGTAACAACTTCACGGGGATCCTTTCAAGGGATGTCGGGAATATTACCATGCTAACAAATTTATACCTCTATGAAAACCATTTTACAG GGCTTATTCCCACTGAATTTGGCCAACTTTACCATTTGGAGATATTAGCATTAGACGTGAACAGCTTGAATGGTTCGATTCCACATGagctctttaacatttcaactctTCGGATTCTTTCACTTGTTGACAATGCTCTGACAGGG CTTCTGTCGGGAACTTATCTTCCTTGCTATCAACATTCTATGCCGGCAATTGCAAATTCAGTGGCAGCATTCCTCTTGAAATAG
- the LOC131019121 gene encoding probable LRR receptor-like serine/threonine-protein kinase At3g47570, which yields MTLALPANELSGNIPLTISHLHELQGLDLSDNMLGGSIPHAICDLFHLNTLDMSQNQFSGPIPKCLGNVSSLRNLYLESNILNSSIPSSLWGLKDLINLDLSSNSLNGSLPQEMSNLGAAIYINVAMNQLSGSIPRNIEKLQNLVNLSLANNRLEGSIPVSMGSMISLENLDLSYNNLSGSIPKSLEALQHLDYFNVSFNSLSGEIPNGGSFRNFTMDSFKGNEALCGIPKFRVQICSTISNHRSKRKKVVRASFIVFGVVAFISVVSLAFIIVRNKRKDKRNREVDELIFIVPERISYSELLRATERFDESNLLGTGSSCSVYKGILNNGKDIVVKVFNMQLEGISRIFDVECEILRSIRHRNLTNVISSCSINEEFKALVLEYMPKGNLEKWLYSHNYCLNMMERLNIMIDVACALEYLHHGYSMPIVHSDLKPSNVLLDKDMVAHVSDFGIAKLLCDGDSFVLTNTLATLGYIAPGEVSLNILIALHFQSINCVFLTAYVMIFIVPEYGLEGLVSTRCDVYSYGVMLIETFTRKRPSDDMFCGDMSLKRWVELSLSEIPDEVIDANLVMNLEEEMIDKNMQCVSSILELALKCSADSPGDRINMKQAHALLQKIKHRFSQ from the coding sequence ATGACATTGGCTTTGCCAGCAAATGAGTTATCTGGTAATATTCCACTAACTATAAGCCATTTGCATGAACTTCAAGGATTAGATCTGTCTGATAACATGTTGGGAGGCTCAATACCACATGCTATATGTGATCTATTCCACCTCAACACTTTAGATATGAGCCAGAATCAATTTTCAGGCCCAATTCCTAAATGTCTGGGAAATGTCTCTTCTTTAAGAAATCTTTATCTAGAGTCCAACATTTTGAATTCTAGCATACCATCAAGCTTATGGGGCCTAAAAGATTTGATCAATCTAGACTTGTCCTCAAATTCATTAAATGGGTCACTACCTCAAGAGATGAGTAACTTAGGAGCAGCTATCTATATAAATGTAGCAATGAATCAGTTGTCAGGGTCAATTCCGAGGAATATCGAAAAGTTGCAGAATTTGGTTAATCTGTCTTTGGCAAATAATAGACTAGAAGGTTCTATTCCTGTGTCTATGGGAAGCATGATCAGTTTGGAAAATCTCGACTTGTCGTACAACAACCTCTCTGGTTCAATTCCAAAGTCTTTAGAAGCACTTCAACACCTCGACTACTTTAATGTCTCTTTCAATAgtttaagtggagaaattcctaatggaggttcttttagaaacttcactaTGGATTCTTTTAAGGGTAATGAGGCATTGTGTGGAATCCCCAAGTTCCGTGTCCAAATTTGCTCTACAATTTCTAATCACAGATCaaagagaaagaaggtggtacGAGCTTCATTTATTGTTTTTGGGGTTGTGGCTTTCATCTCAGTTGTTTCTTTGGCCTTTATAATTGTCAGAAACAAAAGGAAAGATAAGAGGAATAGAGAAGTTGATGAGTTGATATTCATTGTGCCGGAAAGAATCTCTTATTCTGAACTGCTGCGAGCAACAGAAAGATTCGATGAAAGCAATTTACTTGGCACTGGGAGTTCTTGCTCTGTTTATAAAGGAATTCTTAACAATGGGAAGGATATCGTTGTCAAGGTGTTTAATATGCAGCTAGAAGGTATTTCAAGAATATTCGATGTCGAATGTGAGATACTACGTAGCATTCGACATAGGAATCTGACAAACGTCATAAGCAGTTGCTCCATTAATGAAGAGTTCAAGGCATTAGTACTTGAATATATGCCAAAGGGAAACCTTGAAAAATGGTTATATTCCCACAACTATTGCTTGAATATGATGgaaagattgaatataatgattGATGTTGCATGTGCTTTGGAGTATCTTCACCACGGTTATTCAATGCCCATTGTCCACAGCGACTTGAAGCCTAGTAATGTGCTGTTAGATAAAGACATGGTTGCCCATGTAAGCGACTTTGGGATAGCAAAGTTGTTATGCGATGGTGATAGCTTTGTGTTAACCAACACACTAGCAACATTGGGTTACATCGCTCCAGGTGAAGTTTCTCTAAATATATTGATTGCACTTCACTTTCAATCAATTAATTGTGTCTTCCTAACTGCATACgtcatgatttttattgttccaGAGTATGGTTTGGAAGGGCTAGTTTCAACAAGGTGTGATGTGTATAGCTACGgggtgatgttgattgaaactTTTACGAGAAAAAGGCCTAGTGATGATATGTTTTGCGGAGATATGAGCTTAAAGAGATGGGTTGAACTCTCACTTTCGGAGATCCCAGATGAAGTGATAGATGCCAACTTAGTCATGaatttggaggaagaaatgaTAGACAAGAATATGCAGTGTGTATCATCCATACTTGAATTGGCTCTGAAATGCTCTGCGGACTCTCCTGGGGATAGAATCAACATGAAACAAGCACATGCATTGTTGCAAAAAATCAAACATCGATTTTCCCAATGA